Proteins from one Podospora pseudoanserina strain CBS 124.78 chromosome 1, whole genome shotgun sequence genomic window:
- a CDS encoding hypothetical protein (MEROPS:MER0064210; EggNog:ENOG503NUJ2; COG:S) yields the protein MGFRNSMARRFGDTLGSGSTQYLSYLTEALVTTEDVRSLRNDWLTDNNIAFWEEWLEREVLIKYPEAKIVLLRPSMTFLMMQSSDVRSIASALPNFDQITHIFLPVNDARDSTRSDLGSHWSLLLVSKIDGVAFHYDSLGGANYYEAQKCTDRLSKVLGQALRFYQMNDCPQQENSSDCGVYVCILMRHLLIKKLLNANATEKVSMSMAGKAVDSRSGRKEMMNIIESLRKEGERRRSASPFPSSSTPPRID from the exons ATGGGATTCCGAAACAGCATGGCCAGGCGTTTCGGGGATACT CTGGGATCGGGCTCAACCCAGTATCTATCAT ATCTAACTGAGGCTCTAGTGACGACGGAGGATGTTAGGTCCCTCCGAAACGACTGGCTGACAGATAAT AACATTGCCTTCTGGGAAGA ATGGCTCGAACGGGAGGTCCTCATCAAGTACCCCGAGGCGAAGATCGTCCTGCTTCGTCCCAGCATGACGTTCCTGATGATGCAATCAAGCGACGTCAGGAGTATAGCAAGCGCCCTGCCAAACTTTGACCAGATCACACATATCTTTCTTCCAGTCAACGACGCACGCGACAGCACCAGATCCGACCTCGGCTCTCACTGGTCGTTGCTCCTGGTGTCCAAAATCGATGGTGTTGCGTTTCACTACGACTCGCTGGGTGGCGCGAATTATTACGAAGCCCAAAAGTGCACCGATCGGCTAAGTAAGGTTTTGGGCCAGGCTCTACGGTTTTACCAGATGAACGACTGCCCACAGCAGGAGAATAGCAGCGACTGCGGCGTCTACGTCTGTATTCTTATGAGGCATCTCCTGATCAAGAAGTTGCTCAACGCCAACGCTACTGAAAAGGTGTCAATGTCGATGGCCGGCAAAGCGGTCGACAGCCGCAGCGGTCGAAAAGAGATGATGAACATTATCGAAAGTCTGcgaaaagaaggcgagaGAAGACGCAGTGCATCACCAtttccatcctcatcaaccccgccacgCATCGATTGA
- a CDS encoding hypothetical protein (EggNog:ENOG503Q3CR; COG:S), protein MSPKAASTATGPLAPSNPETKEDTALWSLKHVQVLWSWAARPSKPTYPPISSIPPTPATRLLEADAVPTTGEPFPTEPILTRNAHHEPFKSNTVLYLAYGSNMCSKTFLGMRGIRPVSQINVSAPSLDLTFDLPGLPYREPCFANTALRKLPEPPKLPPKVPDMPDLPDPPKMPPFSSSNRQRRPINWTKGLVGVVYEVTAEDYAKIITTEGGGASYHDILVPCFPLPATIGVPEKPDIPVPPRPFLARTLYAPRLPDIPDKPPKEDDRSPTNNDDGDGDKCPKPELPSWIQKFLLPVRRPQADYAQPSPRYLSLLTTGAAEHDLPQDYQAYLQSLRPYTATTCLQKLGQVLFLSFWAPWVITAMFGGRLFSDEKGRAPKWVVAGTTVLFNIVWASYDYVAKPIFGDGERTLEEEETDGQRSWVGERWGSGRRERGTVDERRVLLV, encoded by the coding sequence ATGTCTCCAAaagcagcctcaacagccacagGCCCACTTGCGCCATCGAATCCGGAAACCAAAGAAGACACCGCTCTCTGGAGTTTGAAACATGTCCAAGTCCTCTGGTCCTGGGCCGCCAGACCATCCAAGCCAACATATCCTCCCATCTCCTCAATCCCACCCACGCCGGCCACCCGTCTCCTCGAAGCCGATGCCGTGCCCACAACCGGCGAGCCCTTCCCGACCGAGCCAATCCTCACGAGAAACGCCCACCATGAGCCCTTCAAATCCAATACTGTCCTCTACCTCGCCTATGGCTCCAACATGTGCTCAAAGACCTTCCTGGGCATGCGCGGCATCCGTCCCGTAAGCCAAATCAACGTATCCGCCCCTTCTCTCGACCTAACCTTTGACCTGCCCGGTCTCCCATATCGCGAACCATGTTTCGCCAACACCGCCCTGCGTAAACTCCCAGAACCTCCAAAACTGCCCCCCAAAGTCCCTGACATGCCCGACCTCCCTGACCCCCCAAAGATgccccctttctcttccaGCAATCGACAGCGCAGACCAATCAACTGGACCAAAGGCCTCGTCGGCGTAGTCTACGAAGTAACGGCAGAAGACTACGccaaaatcatcaccaccgaaggcggcggcgcaaGCTACCACGACATTCTCGTGCCATGTTTCCCCTTGCCAGCCACGATCGGCGTCCCAGAAAAACCCGACATTCCCGTCCCTCCCAGACCGTTCCTCGCGAGAACGCTCTATGCCCCACGCCTCCCCGATATTCCAGATAAGCCCCCGAAAGAAGACGATCGCAGCCCCACCAACAATGacgacggtgacggtgacaAATGCCCCAAGCCTGAACTCCCCTCTTGGATCCAAaaattcctcctccccgtccgcCGCCCGCAAGCAGACTACGCCCAGCCCTCCCCCCGctacctctccctcctcaccaccggcgcaGCAGAACACGACCTCCCCCAAGACTACCAAGCCTACCTCCAATCCCTCCGGCCCTACACCGCAACCACCTGCCTCCAGAAACTCGGCCAGGTACTCTTCCTCAGCTTCTGGGCGCCCTGGGTCATAACAGCCATGTTTGGGGGTCGGTTGTTCAGTGACGAGAAGGGCAGGGCGCCCAAGTGGGTCGTGGCAGGGACGACGGTGTTGTTTAATATCGTCTGGGCAAGTTACGATTACGTCGCCAAGCCCATCTTTGGGGACGGGGAGAGGAcgctcgaggaggaggagacggacgGGCAGAGGAGTTGGGTCGGGGAacggtgggggagtgggagaagggagagggggacggTGGACGAGAGGAGAGTTCTGTTGGTGTAG
- the GPD1 gene encoding glycerol-3-phosphate dehydrogenase (COG:C; EggNog:ENOG503NVN7) gives MRILRLADYKKSPNIPRLLLRTIFSAACSIPKPCRLSPFPCSTPDLPHSSCRNIHSHSGPSRYPILKAEARPSPEARTCRQSRAFSSHLLSNPDHHCGVAPSPRPTPLRCRNLDPLGLAPPLGYSNIAVSLAAPLTLNNKQQPSHRRTTHSQSAKMTVPDSFPHKHKVAVIGSGNWGTTVGKVIAESTSEHPDFFEKDVQMWVYEEKVRVDGETRNLTEVINTKHQNTKYLEGINLPTNLIANPSIEDAVKDATILIFNFPHEFINNICRQLKGKILPYARGVSCIKGVTVTDDKIELICEFIGEQLEIYCGALSGANIASEIANENWCETTIAYNTPPCDRHVANGNGQANGNGNGAYEEHRDSRGQIVKTKLTPVPEDYPPLDHEVLHTLFSRPYFTVSMVSDVVGVSLGGALKNIVAIACGFVEGHGWNMTAKTAVMRRGMLEIIQFAREFYPETIQPATLWEESAGWGDMIVSCTAARNWRYSKMAVERGVSIQEIERTELNGQKLQGISTSREVSSFLRARGIEDKYPLFKLVDGILDGKVNVNDIPSLFRKN, from the coding sequence ATGAGGATACTACGACTAGCGGACTACAAGAAGAGTCCCAACATCCCTCGCTTGCTGCTTCGGACCATTTTCTCTGCTGCTTGTTCCATTCCCAAGCCTTGTCGCTTATCGCCCTTCCCTTGCTCGACGCCGGACCTGCCCCATTCTTCCTGTCGGAATATCCACTCGCATAGCGGCCCATCCCGGTACCCCATTCTCAAAGCCGAAGCCAGACCCTCACCCGAAGCCAGAACTTGCCGGCAAAGTCGTGCTTTCTCAtctcacctcctcagcaaTCCCGATCACCATTGCGGCgtcgctccctctcctcgtccaaCCCCGCTCCGCTGCCGCAATCTAGACCCTCTTGGTCTTGCTCCACCGCTTGGCTATTCCAACATCGCTGTGTCATTAGCTGCCCCTCTcactctcaacaacaagcagcaGCCGTCTCACCGCCGTACGACACACTCTCAATCCGCCAAAATGACCGTACCGGACTCTTTTCCGCACAAGCACAAGGTCGCAGTGATTGGATCCGGAAACTGGGGCACCACTGTCGGCAAGGTCATTGCTGAGAGCACGAGCGAGCACCCAGATTTTTTCGAGAAGGATGTTCAGATGTGGGTGtacgaggagaaggtgagagTTGACGGCGAGACTCGGAACCTGACCGAGGTCATCAACACAAAGCACCAAAACACAAAGTACCTCGAGGGCATTAACCTGCCGACCAACCTCATCGCCAACCCCAGCATCGAGGATGCTGTCAAGGACGCCACCATTCTCATCTTCAACTTTCCACACGagttcatcaacaacatctgCAGACAACTCAAGGGCAAGATCCTCCCCTATGCCCGCGGCGTGAGCTGCATCAAGGGTGTGACCGTAACCGACGACAAGATCGAACTCATCTGCGAGTTCATTGGCGAGCAGCTTGAGATTTATTGCGGTGCCCTGAGCGGAGCCAACATTGCCAGCGAAATCGCCAACGAGAACTGGTGCGAGACCACCATTGCTTACAACACACCTCCTTGCGACCGCCACGTGGCCAACGGAAACGGGCAAGCCAatggcaacggcaacggggCCTACGAGGAGCACCGCGACTCTCGTGGCCAGATTGTCAAGACGAAGCTCACACCCGTCCCGGAAGACTATCCCCCGCTGGACCACGAGGTCCTTCACACACTCTTCAGCCGTCCTTACTTCACCGTCTCGATGGTGTCTGACGTGGTGGGTGTCTCACTTGGCGGTGCGCTCAAGAACATCGTCGCTATTGCCTGTGGCTTTGTGGAGGGTCACGGCTGGAACATGACTGCCAAGACTGCCGTCATGCGTCGTGGCATGTTGGAGATCATCCAGTTCGCTCGCGAGTTCTACCCCGAGACCATCCAGCCAGCAACGCTCTGGGAGGAGAGTGCCGGGTGGGGTGACATGATTGTCAGCTGCACCGCTGCCCGCAACTGGCGGTACTCCAAGATGGCGGTTGAGCGCGGAGTGTCCATTCAGGAGATTGAGCGTACGGAGCTCAACGGGCAGAAGCTGCAGGGCATTTCGACCTCGCGCGAAGTCAGCAGCTTCTTGAGGGCGCGCGGTATCGAGGACAAGTATCCTCTGTTCAAGCTCGTCGACGGCATTCTGGACGGCAAGGTCAATGTTAATGACATTCCTAGCCTCTTCAGAAAGAATTAG